The following is a genomic window from Luteolibacter yonseiensis.
GAGATCGAGCAGGCGCTGCTTCTGCTTCTGGATGAAAGCGGGGCTGTGGGTGCCGTTGCTGCCGGGAGCCACGGCCTCACCCGAAGGTTGCGGAGCGGCCTTGGGCGGCACGAAGGGTGGCTTCACCGGGGCCGGAGGCGCGGGATAGTCCACCACGGAGGATTTCGATTTCACCGGAGCGGGCTTTTTCACGGGAGCGGCGGCCTTCGCCGGTGCTTCGGCCGGGGCCTTCGCCACCACCTTTTCCTCCGCCTTCACGGGGGCCTTCTTCACCGGAGCCTCGGCGGCCGCCTTCTTGAGGGAGGCCTTCTTCGCGGGCTCGGGTTTGGCCGCCTTCTCCGCTTTCGCAGCAGGCTTGCTCGCCGCCGCGGTCTTCGAGGGTTTCACGGGGGGCTTTGCTTTCCCTTTTTCGGGAGCGGATTTGGAGGTGGTTTTCTTCGCGGCCATGGCGCAGAGATGAAATGCTT
Proteins encoded in this region:
- a CDS encoding TraR/DksA family transcriptional regulator — translated: MAAKKTTSKSAPEKGKAKPPVKPSKTAAASKPAAKAEKAAKPEPAKKASLKKAAAEAPVKKAPVKAEEKVVAKAPAEAPAKAAAPVKKPAPVKSKSSVVDYPAPPAPVKPPFVPPKAAPQPSGEAVAPGSNGTHSPAFIQKQKQRLLDLRDDLVDAVSGMARDTIRNAPEGSEASGSGQHQGDAGSDAYDRDFALSVLAKEQDALYEIEQALRRIQSGTYGICEISSRKIPQARLEAIPFARLTVECQAQWEKEYGNRRFRPSNEVGFSGGKYVDEEDSETVSLDEDDD